Part of the Methylovirgula sp. 4M-Z18 genome is shown below.
ATAACGAAGCCCTGAGCCTGTGCAACGACCACGAATACGGCAACGGCGTCGCGATCTTCACGCGCGACGGCGACACGGCACGCGACTTTGCCAGCAAGGTGCAGGTCGGCATGGTGGGCGTGAACCTGCCGATCCCGGTGCCGCTCGCCTATTACACGTTCGGCGGCTGGAAGCGTTCGGGCTTCGGCGATCTCAACCAGCACGGTCCCGATTCGATCCGGTTCTATACCAAGACGAAAACGGTAACGGCGCGCTGGCCGTCCGGCATCAAGGAAGGCGCGAACTTCTCGATCCCGACCATGTCGTGATCAACGAAGCCCGGCTGAAAACAGCCGGGCTTTTTTTAACGCCCGAAATGAGGAAAAGGTCGACGGCCGACGAAAACATTGCTATCATTTTTGATAGCAATGGAGAGGAAGATGGGCCAGATCCTCGTTCGCAATCTCTCAGACGATACGATCGCCAGTTTCAAGCGCCGAGCCAAAATGAAAGGCACGTCGCTCGAACAGGAGATTCGCGAGCTGATTGAGCAGAATGCTGATTTGTTGCCGGAGGAAAAGCTTGCGATCGCTCTACGGATACAAGCTATGACGCCTCCAGGTCCAAAGACGGATGTCGTGCAGCTTTTGCGTGAGGATCGTGACCGTTGACGTCGCTCGTTGTTGATGCCTCGGTCGCCTATCACTGGTTTGCAAAAGAGGCCTGGTCCGATGAGGCGAACAACCTGCTGCGCGCGAAGCCCGACATTGCCGCGCCCGATCTCATACTCGCCGAGATCGCCAACGTAGTTTGGAAAAAGCTACGCCGTGGCGAAATCACGGACGATCAGGCAGAGGATGCGGTCGTCGAATTGCGTCGGTTTGTCTCCGAGCTTGTCCCGGTGGCACAAATTATCCGGCCGGCCTTCGCGCTTGCCTGCTCACTGAATCACTCAGTCTATGATTGCCTGTATCTTGAACTCGCACGCCAAAGGAATGACCCCTTCGTCACACTTGACGAAGCACTCATTGCAAAAGTTACGCGGGCAAGAGTCAAGATTTCGATTCTTCATCTATCTGATTGGAAGCCATAGATGGCGCGCAATCCGGTAGAGCTGCATACAATCTTCCGGCACTAGGACAATTTCGGAGCACCTCCATGAGCAAAATCGCATTCATCGGTCTTGGCCATATGGGTGGCCCGATGGCGGCCAATTTGGTGAAGGCGGGACGGGACGTGCACGGCTTCGATCTCGTGCCGGCGCTGCGCGATGCCGCTGCCGCGGATGCCGTCAAGATCGCGCCGACCGCCGCGGATGCGGTGCGCGACGCCGACATCGTCATCACCATGCTGCCGGCCGGCAAGCATGTGTTGAGCGTGTGGCAGGAGATTTTATCGCTCGCCAAGACAGGCGCGCTGTTCATCGATTCCTCCACCATCGATGTGGAAAGCGCGCACAAGGCGCACGAACTCGCGCAGCAAGCGGGCGTCGCCAGTGTCGACGCGCCGGTCTCGGGCGGCACGGGCGGCGCGAAGGCGGGCACGCTGACTTTCATGTGCGGTGGTGCGGATGCCGCGTTTGCGTCGGCGCGGCCGGTGCTCGAGCACATGGGCAAAAAAATCGTTCACTGCGGCGGCGCGGGCGCCGGTCAGGCGGCGAAGATCTGCAACAACATGATCCTGGGTGCGACCATGATCGCAACCGCCGAAGCCTTCGTGCTAGCGGAAAAACTTGGCCTGTCGCATCAGGCATTGTTCGACGTTGCCTCCACCTCCTCGGGCCAATCGTGGTCGCTCACCAACTATTGCCCGGTGCCCGGACCGGTCCCAGCCTCGCCCGCCAACAATGATTACAAACCGGGCTTTGCCGCAGCGCTGATGCTGAAGGATTTGAAACTCTCGCAGCAAGCCGCCGCCAGCAGCGGCGCCGCGACGCCGATGGGCGCCACCGCCGCGCAGCTCTATGCGCTGTTCAATGCGGCGGGCCACGCGGACGACGATTTTTCCGGCATCATCCGATTCCTGCGCGGCGAGGGATGAAGATACTGGCCCGCGACTTAGAGGACCGCGACCGTCTCGGTCGCAATGCAATCTTCTGTGTTTTGGCCACATGCGACCGGGACGGTCGCGGTCCTCTAAGTCACAGTCCAGATCAGTGGCTCAATCCCAGCCGATTCCGGCCGCAATCTTGTTCAGCGCCGCGCGCCCCTCGTCATCGAGGGGCACATAGATGCTCATGCGCAAGCCATCGCGCGGGGCCGACCACCAGTTCCTTTGCTGCAATCGATACTCGCCGCATTTCGGATGATAGAAACGCTTGATCAGATTTTCGACATTGCACACCTGATTGCGCTCCCAAAGCTCCGTGAACACAGGCGACAGGCTGGTGTAGCGCGCGAACAATTTGCGCCAATGGGGCTCATCCATGCGGCCGGTCATCGCCGAGCGCAGCACGGCGACCATGCGCGCGAGCGAGTCCTCGTAATCGGGCATGGAACGCCGCCAGTTCGGGTCAACGAACGCGAGATAGATGCAATTGCGATCTTCCGGCGCCAGGGCCGCCAGATTCACGTTCGTGACTCGGCCATAGGACTCGTTGAAGCCAAGAATGTCGTAGGACGCCGTCACGATATACGCCGGGAACGGATTCATCTGATCCAGCATGAATTGCATGTCGGGCGTCAGCTCCGCGTCCGCAGGAGCCTTTGGCCGATAAAGCCCGGCGAGAATGAACAGATGCTGCTTTTCCGCCGGCGTGCATTGCAGGGCGTCGGCGATCGCCTCCAACGTGCGGGCCGATACTTGGATCGGGCGACCCTGTTCCAATTTCGTGTACCAGGTGACGCCGATCTGCGCGAGCTGGGCGACCTCCTCCCGGCGCAGCCCTGGCGTGCGCGTGCGGCCATAGCGCGGCAGGCCCACGCGCTGGTAGCTTAGGCTCTCGCGCCGCGCGCGCAGAAAGGCACCCAATTGCTGGGCATTGTCGAGCGAAATGGTGGTTTTGGGCTGGGTAGGAAGGAATTGGGCCAAGCGAAACGCTCCGCTGTTTTGATCGCGCCAGGGTAGACTTAGCAAGCTGACAGGCTGTACCAAGCCTAGGCTAAGCAAAATCTTGTACGCGGCTAGCATAGCGCCCTATTTCCATCACCGAAACCATTTCTGCCCGCACGCAACTCGGGGCCTGCCTTGAGTTGAGCATTTTAAAATGTCGCGAATCCGAACTTGTCCGGGTTCGCAAGGAGCAAGCATGCGCAAGATTACTGAAGAAAATGCCGGATTTGGCACGTTCATCGCCTTTTCCTGCCTGCCCTTGTCCGGCATGACCACCGACGTCTATCTGCCCTCGCTGCCCGCCATGAGCAGCGCCTTCCACACGTCGCCTTCCGTCACGCAATTGAGCCTGACCTTCTTCATGATCGGCATCGGCGTGACGCAATTCTTCATCGGCAACGTGCTTGACAGTTTCGGTCGCTACCGCACCGGCGTCGTCGCACTCTTTTTGTTCGTTCTGTCCAATGTCGCACTCATCTATAGCCCGAATATCTGGGTCGTGAATGTCCTGCGCCTGCTGCAGGGCGTGTGCGTCGGATCGGTCGTCGTGGGCAAACGGGCCTTCTTCGTCGACGTGTTTCAAGGCGACCGGCTGAAGGGTTTCCTGAGCTGGTTCACCATCGTCTGGTCGGCGGGCCCGATTCTGGCGCCGTTCCTTGGCGGTTATCTGCAAGAGGGCTTCGGCTGGCAGGCCAATTTCGTGTTTCTGGCCTTTTATGCCGGCGCGATTCTGGTGCTCGAACTGTTGTTCGGCGGCGAAAGTCTGCGGCACCGGCAGCGGTTTCACCTGCCCGCCATCGCCGAGCGCTACAGGACCATGCTGACCCACAGCGGCTTCATGCTCTCGGTGCTCAATCTGGTCCTGGCCTATTCGGCGATTTTCGTCTTCAGCCTCAGCGCACCCTTCATCATCGAGCACACATTGCAGCAAAGTCCGGTCGTCACCGGCTATGCCGCGCTCCTGATGGGTTTTGCCTGGATGGTCGGCGGCTTGATCGCCAAATCGCAGTTGCATCGCGGCTTGATCCAGAAACACGCCGTCATTGCCGCCGAAATGCTGGGCGTGGCGATCGTCATGCTGCTGATTTCGGTCGGGACGAGCAATCTCGTTACCCTGCTCCTCTGCTGCTTCCTCGTGCATGTGGCGGCGGGCGCCCTGTACAACATCTACTTCACCGAATGCCTGACCATGTTCCCGAAAAACGCCGGCCTCGCTAGCGGCCTGGCCGGAGGCTGCGCCTTCCTGCTCACGTCGGTGGCCAGCTACGGTGTGGTTGCGGCAATCGACGTGCGCGGCCAGGGGCAGCTCGCCCTCGCCTATCTCATCTTCGCCGCGCTGATCGCCGCGGCCTGGATGATGGGACGCATGATCATGGCCCGGCGCTGGGCTGGGACGCCGGTCGAGGCGCCGGCGAAAGGCGCCTGAAGCGGGTATAACTCAAAGCGGGGCCGCATCCGGCCCCGCTGACCGGCAAAAAATGCCGAGATTTAGCGGGCTCCCCTTGTGGGACGCCCGCTTTTTTGTGTGTCGTCACGACAGGTTAATAGAGCCCTCAGCAC
Proteins encoded:
- a CDS encoding FitA-like ribbon-helix-helix domain-containing protein, with the translated sequence MGQILVRNLSDDTIASFKRRAKMKGTSLEQEIRELIEQNADLLPEEKLAIALRIQAMTPPGPKTDVVQLLREDRDR
- a CDS encoding type II toxin-antitoxin system VapC family toxin, whose product is MTSLVVDASVAYHWFAKEAWSDEANNLLRAKPDIAAPDLILAEIANVVWKKLRRGEITDDQAEDAVVELRRFVSELVPVAQIIRPAFALACSLNHSVYDCLYLELARQRNDPFVTLDEALIAKVTRARVKISILHLSDWKP
- the mmsB gene encoding 3-hydroxyisobutyrate dehydrogenase, with translation MSKIAFIGLGHMGGPMAANLVKAGRDVHGFDLVPALRDAAAADAVKIAPTAADAVRDADIVITMLPAGKHVLSVWQEILSLAKTGALFIDSSTIDVESAHKAHELAQQAGVASVDAPVSGGTGGAKAGTLTFMCGGADAAFASARPVLEHMGKKIVHCGGAGAGQAAKICNNMILGATMIATAEAFVLAEKLGLSHQALFDVASTSSGQSWSLTNYCPVPGPVPASPANNDYKPGFAAALMLKDLKLSQQAAASSGAATPMGATAAQLYALFNAAGHADDDFSGIIRFLRGEG
- a CDS encoding helix-turn-helix transcriptional regulator gives rise to the protein MAQFLPTQPKTTISLDNAQQLGAFLRARRESLSYQRVGLPRYGRTRTPGLRREEVAQLAQIGVTWYTKLEQGRPIQVSARTLEAIADALQCTPAEKQHLFILAGLYRPKAPADAELTPDMQFMLDQMNPFPAYIVTASYDILGFNESYGRVTNVNLAALAPEDRNCIYLAFVDPNWRRSMPDYEDSLARMVAVLRSAMTGRMDEPHWRKLFARYTSLSPVFTELWERNQVCNVENLIKRFYHPKCGEYRLQQRNWWSAPRDGLRMSIYVPLDDEGRAALNKIAAGIGWD
- a CDS encoding MFS transporter; this encodes MRKITEENAGFGTFIAFSCLPLSGMTTDVYLPSLPAMSSAFHTSPSVTQLSLTFFMIGIGVTQFFIGNVLDSFGRYRTGVVALFLFVLSNVALIYSPNIWVVNVLRLLQGVCVGSVVVGKRAFFVDVFQGDRLKGFLSWFTIVWSAGPILAPFLGGYLQEGFGWQANFVFLAFYAGAILVLELLFGGESLRHRQRFHLPAIAERYRTMLTHSGFMLSVLNLVLAYSAIFVFSLSAPFIIEHTLQQSPVVTGYAALLMGFAWMVGGLIAKSQLHRGLIQKHAVIAAEMLGVAIVMLLISVGTSNLVTLLLCCFLVHVAAGALYNIYFTECLTMFPKNAGLASGLAGGCAFLLTSVASYGVVAAIDVRGQGQLALAYLIFAALIAAAWMMGRMIMARRWAGTPVEAPAKGA